The genomic stretch CTGTGCGGCGTACCGGAAGAAGAAGGGCTTCCTGTCCAAACCCACCCATTTCTTTGCGGCAAAGAAGGGGTTGAACTTATAAAAAAAGATATTGAAGAAAAAGGCATCAACACCCTGGTCATTGCGGGGTGCAGCAGAAGGGTCAACTTCGATGTCTTCCGTTTTGACGGATGTATCGTCGATCGGGTTAACTTGAGAGAAGGGGTGGTATGGTCTCACCCTCGCTCGGAATTCCCGGCGCTGACTGAGGAACAAAAAGACAGCGAAGAGCATTTTGACCGTGTCCAGATGATGGCCGAAGATTATGTGAAAATGTCAATGGCAAAGGTTGAGAAAATAGATTTACCTGAACCGTCTTTGCTGGAAACCTTAAACAGAAAAATACTGGTCATTGGCGGGGGGGTCACCGGAATCTCCGCTGCCATTGATGCGGCAAAAGCAGGATATGATGTCACCATTGTTGAAAAGGAAGCTCAGCTGGGCGGGCATGCCAGACATTGGAGAAAACAACTCCCGCTGACCGATCCTTATGAAAACCTGCTTTCTCCCATAATCGGTGACAAAATAAAAGAGCTTGATAACTACCAAAATATCACGGTTAAAACCGAGACAGTGGTTGCCCGTATCGCCGGACAACCCGGTGAATTTACCGTGACGTTTAAAAAACCCGGTGAAAAAATCGAGTTTGATGTCCCTTATCCTTTACCTGATGAGATGAAAGTGGATGAAAAAGGAAAAGAGTATGAAGTGGATAAACTCCATGAGATTTATATGGAGTATAACAAGGGAAAACAGGATATCCTGGCTCTTGATCCGAACGGCGAACCATTTGGTGCAGTCATACTGGCTGCAGGCTGGCGCCCGGCGGAAATCGAAGGGGAAGAACTCGCTCACCTGGGATTGGGACAACTGCCCGATGTGGTGACCAACGCCACTTTTGAAGGAATTGCGGCAAAAGGGAAGATCGTACGACCGTCTGACGGAAAAGAAGCCAAATCGGTTGTTTTTGTGCAAAGTCCCGGCAAGGGAGACGATGACAGCGACTTTGATTTTGGCGGTTCGGTGACAAGCCTTGTTTCTCTCAAACAGGCCAAGTATGTGAGGGAAGATTTTGCTGACGGAAAAGCTTATATCTTTTACCAGCATATGCGAACACCCGGCCTTTCTGAAAACTTTTACAAGAGTATTCAGCAGGATGAAGGTATCTTTTTAACCAAGGGTGAGGTGATCAGCGTCTCTAAAAACGGAGATGGAATGATCGTAGAAGCCGACAACACCCTTCTGGGAGAAAAGATCCAGGTCAAGGCCGATATGGTGGTACTGGCGGCCGGAATGGTCCCGGTGACTGCAGACGATCCCGTGGTCAACATGGCTTACCGGCAAGGTCCGGCATTCAGGGACATCGATCTTTTTAACGGGTATGTGGATTCAAATTTCATATGCTTTCCCTATGAAACCCAGAGAACAGGAATTTATTCTGCCGGGTGTATCAGGCGAAGCATGACTGTAGAGGAATCCATCGAAGATGCAGCCGGGGCTGCGCTTAAAGCGATTCAATGTATAGAGTCGGTAAACCGAGGTGTTTCAGTTCATCCAAGATCCGGCGATATGACATTTCCTGACTTCTTTTTCCAGAGATGTACCCAGTGTAAGCGTTGTACGGAAGAGTGTCCTTTTGGCGCTCTGGACGACGATGAAAAGGGTACGCCAAAACCGAATCCGACCCGGTGCAGACGCTGCGGCACCTGTATGGGAGCATGCCCTGAACGGATCATAGGGTTTGCCGATTATAATATCGACAGTATCGGCTCCATGGTAAAAGCCGTGGGGGTACCCTCTGAAGACGATTATGATGAGCCCCCCCTTCGTATCCTCGGTCTGGTTTGTGAGAATGACGCCTACCCGGCACTGGACATTGCAGGTCTCAACCGGCTGTCCTATTCTGCCGATGTGCGACTTATTCCGGTCAGATGCCTTGGATCAGTGAATGTGATCTGGATCAAAGATGCGCTTGCCCAGGGCATGGACGGCGTGTTCCTGCTCGGATGTAAGCACGGTGATGATTACCAGTGCCATTTTGTGAAGGGGAGTGAACTCGCAGATATCAGGATGAAAAAGATAGGAGATGCGCTCTCAAGTCTGGCACTGGAAGAGGAACGGGTCGCACAATTTGAGGTGGCAATTGACGATTATGATATACTTCCCAAAATGATTAATGATTTTGTGGAAATGGTTGAAGACCTTGGCCCGAACCCGTTTAAGGGATTCTAGTTGATTGATGATTTTTGGTTGAAGATTGATTAATTAAATAATCATAGAGACTTTCTATAATCGAACCTTTTGGTCTCTCAGTCGGTCTTCAATACAGGAGGTAAATATGGCGAATACATACATGATTGAGCCTGATCTAGGATTTATTAGAGAAGTTGAAGGGCTGGGTGGCGGAGATCTGAAAAAGTGCTTCCAATGTGCCACCTGCTCGGTAGTCTGCCCGATTTCCCCGGACAACAAACCGTTTCCCAGAAAGGAAATGATTGCCGCATCATGGGGGTTAAAGGACAAGCTGGTTGCCAACTATGACATATGGCTGTGCCATAACTGTGGGGATTGTTCAACCCTGTGTCCCAGAGGAGCAAAACCGGGGGATGTGCTTGGAGCCGTCCGTTCCTATGCCATCGCAGATTATGCTGTACCAAAAGCACTCGGCAGGGCTGTTAATGACCCGAAGAAGCTGCCGATTCTTCTGGCAATCCCGGTGGTGATTTTTATTGTTCTGGGTCTCATTACAGGTTTTTTGAACTTCAACCCCGGGGGGGGTGAAATCGTTCATGCACATTTCTTTTCCACCTGGCTGGTCGATCTGGTCTTTATCCCCCTTTCAATTTGGATTTTTGTTGTTTTCGCCATGGGGCTAAAAAGATTTTTAAATGATATTCATGAAAATGCATTACTTACAGGGAAAACCGATAAAAAAGAGCTTGAAATTGGCGGTTTTATCCAGGGGCTTATCCGGGTGATCCCAAAGATTTTATTGCACCGGCAATTTAATGAGTGCAGTGACAATAAGGACCGTGCCACGGCCCATCTGCTGGTGCTCTATTCATTTATATCGCTGTTTATCGTAACCAATATATTCTTTTTTACACTGTACGTTCTGCAGGTACACGGACCCTATTCACAAATGAATCCCGTGAAGTGGCTGGCCAATATCGCAGGACTTGCCCTTGTTGTGGGAAGCATCCTTTTGATCAAAAACCGCTTGGCTAAAACGGATCAGGTGAGCAGCTATGTGGACTGGTATTTGCTGGGTCTGGTGCTGGGGTTGGGTCTTACCGGACTGGGTACAGAAATAACCCGGTTACTTGGCTGGGCGTTTGTTT from Thermodesulfobacteriota bacterium encodes the following:
- a CDS encoding FAD-dependent oxidoreductase, which produces MDKKYGVYICTGCGIGDALDIKELCGVPEEEGLPVQTHPFLCGKEGVELIKKDIEEKGINTLVIAGCSRRVNFDVFRFDGCIVDRVNLREGVVWSHPRSEFPALTEEQKDSEEHFDRVQMMAEDYVKMSMAKVEKIDLPEPSLLETLNRKILVIGGGVTGISAAIDAAKAGYDVTIVEKEAQLGGHARHWRKQLPLTDPYENLLSPIIGDKIKELDNYQNITVKTETVVARIAGQPGEFTVTFKKPGEKIEFDVPYPLPDEMKVDEKGKEYEVDKLHEIYMEYNKGKQDILALDPNGEPFGAVILAAGWRPAEIEGEELAHLGLGQLPDVVTNATFEGIAAKGKIVRPSDGKEAKSVVFVQSPGKGDDDSDFDFGGSVTSLVSLKQAKYVREDFADGKAYIFYQHMRTPGLSENFYKSIQQDEGIFLTKGEVISVSKNGDGMIVEADNTLLGEKIQVKADMVVLAAGMVPVTADDPVVNMAYRQGPAFRDIDLFNGYVDSNFICFPYETQRTGIYSAGCIRRSMTVEESIEDAAGAALKAIQCIESVNRGVSVHPRSGDMTFPDFFFQRCTQCKRCTEECPFGALDDDEKGTPKPNPTRCRRCGTCMGACPERIIGFADYNIDSIGSMVKAVGVPSEDDYDEPPLRILGLVCENDAYPALDIAGLNRLSYSADVRLIPVRCLGSVNVIWIKDALAQGMDGVFLLGCKHGDDYQCHFVKGSELADIRMKKIGDALSSLALEEERVAQFEVAIDDYDILPKMINDFVEMVEDLGPNPFKGF
- the qmoC gene encoding quinone-interacting membrane-bound oxidoreductase complex subunit QmoC; this translates as MANTYMIEPDLGFIREVEGLGGGDLKKCFQCATCSVVCPISPDNKPFPRKEMIAASWGLKDKLVANYDIWLCHNCGDCSTLCPRGAKPGDVLGAVRSYAIADYAVPKALGRAVNDPKKLPILLAIPVVIFIVLGLITGFLNFNPGGGEIVHAHFFSTWLVDLVFIPLSIWIFVVFAMGLKRFLNDIHENALLTGKTDKKELEIGGFIQGLIRVIPKILLHRQFNECSDNKDRATAHLLVLYSFISLFIVTNIFFFTLYVLQVHGPYSQMNPVKWLANIAGLALVVGSILLIKNRLAKTDQVSSYVDWYLLGLVLGLGLTGLGTEITRLLGWAFVSYWSYFIHLVFVFMLFAFLPFSKMAHLVYRTVAMAYGEYIGRA